Part of the Engraulis encrasicolus isolate BLACKSEA-1 chromosome 23, IST_EnEncr_1.0, whole genome shotgun sequence genome is shown below.
TCACGTCGCCGGGCATACTTGCTGATATGTAAAATACGATATGATGATGATGtaagcacaaaggcacacacacacacacacacatacacacacacacacacacacacacacacacacacacacacacacacacacacacacacacacacacacacacacacacacacacacatccatgcaaaacacacagacatacacacacacacacacacacacacacacacacacacacacacacacacacacacacacacacacacacacacacacacacacacacacacacacacacacaaacccataccaCAACAGCACAGATAATTATAGTTAGGTGGTAGTTGACTAGCCTCAGTTGACGTCTTTTTCCACATTATCAGTGTCTGTGGTGAGTGGgcagtgtgttagagtgtgtgtgtgtgtgtgtgtgtgtgtgtgtgtgtgtgtgtgtgtgtgtgtgtgtgtgtgtgtgtgtgtgtgtgtgtgtgtgtgtgtgtgtgtgtgtgtgtgtgttgtgtgtttgtgtgtgtgtgtgtgtggtNtgtgtgtgtgtgtgtgtgtttgtgtgtgtgcatgtgtgtgtgtgtgtgtttgtgtgtgtgtgtgtgcgtgtttgtgcccgtgtgtgcgtgtttgtgcccgtgtgtgcgtgtttgtgcctgtgtgtgtgtgtgtgtgtgtgtgtgtgtgcatatttgtgcctgtgtgtgtgtgtgtgcatgtttgtgcctgtgtgtgtgtgtgtgtgtgtgtgtgtgtgtgtgtgtgtgtgtgtgtgtgtgtgtgtgtgtgtgtgtgtgtgtgtgtgcgtgtgtgtgcgtgtgtttgtatgagctGTTGCAAACGACCGTGTGAGCACCAAGTTCTAGTGCTTTACTACGTGTGACTGAAGATGACCGTAAAGATACACAGTCTTTCGATAAGATATATAGATAAGTTGATTATTTTAATCTGATATGGGTTATTGCTTGCCTTTCAAAGCAACACATACTGTGCTCCAGTCCTTTCATAAACCGTCTGAACCAACTCCTTGGTTATTTTTAATGAGACAAAACTGAAAATGACATGggacttgtcactttcaagaaaTGATAATTTTCTTTGCAGATTTTTTGAGTGCTTAGcatgttgtgtatttatttattcatttattatacATCCCTCACCTTCGCCGGCATACCCAACCTCTCACCTTTCTCTGTTCCTCCCTTTTAACCCAAGACTGTTTTGAATAGGTGAAGAaatgctcatctctctctgtctctctctctctctctctctctctctctctctctctctctctctctctctctctctctctgtctctctctctctctctctctctctctctctctctctctctctctctctctctctctctaatctctctcccctctctctctctttccccctctcttcacgTTTCTCTCCCTGCAGCCCATGACTGCTGTGAGCTAGTGCAGGTCACGCTGTGCGTGGCCAGATCGCCTCTAGGTGGCGCCTCTAGGACAAACAATGACCAGCCCGGCGAGGTCGATCCTGATCTTGAGGCCACACCCACTTCCACACTTGTCCCCACGCCGGTACCAGTGCAGCAAAACCCAGGCCAGGTGGAGTACTTCGGCACCGCATTCACACCGGTACCTGTGGAACGGCTGTCCCAGGTGTGCTTCGGCTTCGTGCAGGACCTGGCGTTCGACATGGCCCAGTACCTGGTGAGCTGTGTGGGGCGCGCCGACCCCGAGGGCCTGGAGGGGGCGCTGATGCTGGACGAGTGCTCCATCCCCCAGCAGGAGTGCGAGAGGCTGGACTGCAACCTGGCGCTGGCTCTCAAACACCTGCACCTGCCCAGGGGGTGGAGCCTATTGGGGACACACCTGGGCACGGAGGAGACAGgtgaggagtggggtggggttcacacacacacacacacacgcacgcacacacgcacgcacgcacgcacgcacgcacgcacacacacagacacacgcacacacgcacgcacgcacgcacgcacgcacgcacgcacgcacgcacgcacgcacgcacgcacgcacgcatgcacgcacacacgcacgcatgcacacacacacacacacacgcaaacacacacacacgcacgcacgcacacacgcacgcacgcacgcacacacacaggcacacgcacacacacacgcacgcacgcatgcacgcacgcacgcacgcacgcatgcacgcacacacgcacgcatgcacacacacacacagtacacacgcacacacgcacgcaagcacgcacacacacgcacggacgcacgcacgcacgcacgcacacgcacgcacgcatgcacacacacacacacacacacatacacacacacgcacgcacgaacgcatgcacgcacgaacgcatgcacgcccacgcgcagcacgcacacacacacacacacacacacacacacacacacacacacacacacacacacacacacacacacacgcacgcacgaacgcatgcacgcacacacacacacacacacacacacacacacacacgcacgctcgcacacacgcacgcacgcgtgcacgcacacacacagacacacgcacacacgcacgcacgaacgcatgcacgcacacgcgcagcacgcacacacacactcacacacacacacacacacacacacacacacacacacacacacacacacacacacacacacacacacacacacacacacacacacacacacacacgcacacacacacacacacacacgcacacacccacatacacagtgCACGATCCCAacttgtcaatttctgactacgtTTGGCCAGATTGCACATTTTGTGAAGTGAAGATATAGCATGACAATGGCCAGTGTATGTTTTGGGGGCCTGTCTAAGCCAGAAAATGCCCGGGTGGGGCTATTTTTCGGTCCCAGGCCATCTCTTTTGGGAGCATATCAGACCATATCACAAGGTCACACATGAAACGTCTTGCAGCCTCAGTGGAGGTCCACTGATAAGATTAGCGCACATGCTGCCTggcaactctctctcacacacatacagtacacatattcACAAAAACAACAGAACACACCTTGCTGTACCTGTActgaataattgtgtgtgtgtgtgtgtgtgtgtgtgtgtgtgtgtgtgtgtgtgtgtgtgtgtgtgtgtgtgtgtgtgtgtgtgtgtgtgtgtgtgtgtgtgtgtgtgtgtgcgcacacttagGCCTGTAGTCTGGATTTAAGAGTACATAGCTGCAGGATTTTTCTCTTATCAAGACGATGATGACGATCATGATGACGACGGAGATCTTGATGAGGATTTTAAAGATAGACCAATTTTTCATCAGACACGCTGCTGTGCTTTTATACTAAGGAtaaaggctcacacacacacacacacacacacacacacacacacacacacacacacacacacacacacacacacaaacacacacacacacacacacacacacacacacacaaacacacacacacgtacacacacacacacacacacacacacacacacacacacacacacacacacacacacacacacacacacacacacacacacacacacaccacacacacacaccacacacacacacacacacacacacagacacacacacacacacacacacacacacacacacacacacacacacacacacacacacacacacaggcacacacacacacacacacacacacacacacacacacacacacacacacacacacacaggcacacaagtacacacacacacacacacacacacacacacacacacacacacacacacacacacacacacacacacacacactgtttttcccATCTTATCTCCTCTGCCTCACCAGTGTGAAGCGGCTGCTTTTGGGCTAGTTAACAGATCTTATCTGCCACAGACTGGAGATTAGCACCAAAGGCGAAGATTCACTGCACTTCTCTAAGCCTCTCTACGTTTTAAGACACTtgccgtgtgtgttttgtgtgcgcgtgtgtgtgtgtgtgtgtgtgtgtgtgtgtgtgtgtgtgtgtgtgtgtgtgtgtgtgtgtgtgtgtgtgtgtgtgtgtgtgtgtgtgtgagagcgagtgtgtgtgtgtgtgtgtgtgtgtgtgtgtgtgtgtgtgtgtgtgtgtgtgtgtgtgtgtgtgtgtgtgtgtgtgtgtgttatctttaTTGTGTGTGCTCTAATCGAGGAGGGGGAGTTGGGCGTGATAGTTTGTCTACAGAGTGTGTCGCAACAGTACAGTAGATTTGcagagcacccacacacacacacactcacatgcacgcccgcacgaacacacacacacacacacacacacacacacacacacacacacacacacactcacacacacacacacacacacacacacacacacacacacacacacacacacacacacacacacacacacacacacacacacacacacacacacaagcatagataTACAGCACAAAGAACAGCTGCAATGTACAATGACCTCTAAGGTCAAATGCAAGTCAGTATGTTGCCCCTGCCTCTGtatagtctgtttgtctgtgtgtgtgtgtgtgtgtgtgtgtgtgtgtgtgtgtgtgtgtgtgtgtgtgtgtgtgtgtgtgtgtgtgtgtgtgtgtgtgtgtttggtgtgtgtgtgtgtgtgtgtgtgtgtgtgtgtgtgtgtgtgtgtgtgtgtgtgtgtgtgtgtgtgtttattctatCATTTTACTTCATGTATTATTCCCTGAGTCCTGGTAGACTTGCACTTTTGTGTTGACTCTGTCTAATgcattttgtgtgcgtgtctgtgtgtgtgtgtgtgtgtgtgtgtgtgtgtgtgtgtgtgtgtgtgtgtgtttgtgtgtgtgtgtgtgtgtgtgtgtgtgtgcatgcatttgtgtgtgtgtgtgtgtgtgtgtgtgtgtgtgtgtgtgtgtgtgtgtgtgtgtgtgtgtgtgtgtgtgtgtctttattcccTCGTAGACCCCGAGCCTCATGAGACTCTGCTGCACTTTGCTTGTCGGCGGGGCCTGGTGCGCGTGGCCTCTTTCCTCCTTCGCCAGCGGGGGGCGCTAGAGGCACTGCGGCTGCCCAACAGACAAGGCCTCACcccgcacacactcgcacacagacacccccctgTCTTGGAGCTGTTGGACAGGTATGATGACACACAGGCAccaactcatacacatacacacacacacacacacacacacacacacacacacacacacacacacacacacacacacacacacacatacacacacacaccaactcatacacacacacacacacacacacacacacacacacacacacacacacacacacacacacacacacacacacacacacacacacacacacacacacacatacatacacacacacacatacacacacttgagtgCGGCTcgggctgtttttttctgtccgagcctgACCCTCAACCGATAGAAAAGTTCTGGAATCCGACCCgggcccgagactaattaaaatatTTCTGTCCGAGCCTGATCGAAGCCCGAAccatgtgcgcaagcaagattttctatgtgggatCCATGTTCaatatagcacgtgataaatagccaggtggtgtgtgtgtgtgtgtgtgtctttggatgCCTCCACCCTGGTTCATTTGAGGGGAACATACCACACAGGGGAAGAGAGGCGAGACAAGGACATgtacgcttctgtgtgtgtgtgtgtgtgtgtgtgtgtgtgtgtgtgtgtgtgtgtgtgtgtgtgtgtgtgtgtgtgtgtgtgtgtgtgtgtgtgtgtgtgtgtgtgtgtgtgtgtttgtgtgtgtgtgtgtctgtgtgtgtgtgtgtgtgtttgtttgtttggatgcCTCCACCCTGCTGGTCCTTCAATGTTATtaattgtgtgtttttgtagtcTGAGTAGAGTAAAGGGCGTCAGCTAggacactccactccacccacccAGCGTTACAACATTACACCAtgatacaattcacacacacacacacacacacacacacacacacacacacacacacacacacacacacacacacacacacacacactagagagagagagagagagagagagagagagagagagatcgagagagagagacagaaagatagagagagagcgcgcgagagacagagagagacagagagagagagagagagagagagagagacagagagagagagtcagagagagaacgagagagaaagagagaaaaagagagagaacgagagagagacagatagagaaagagagagacaaagagagagacagagagagggatactgAAAAAgatagatggagacagagagagaacgagacagacagacagacagacagagagacagagagagagacagagagagagacagagagagatactgaaaaagatagatggacagatagaaagaaagagacagagagggggagatgttcagcatgcatgtgtccgtgtgggTGGTTATCAGAAGAATACAATgaaacagcttgtgtgtgtgtgtgtgcctgtatgcatatgtgtgcatatattACACACAACACTTCTGAGTCCACTTGTGAGCCCATGATTGTGTGTTTTGGCTATGGGTGCAAGTGTGCTgtaagggtgtgtttgtgtttaacaaATGTGAGGCGATGCAAGTGTGTGATAGAAAATattgagggtgcgtgtgtgtgtgtgtgtgtgtgtgtgtgtgtgtgtgtgtgtgtgtgtgtgtgtgtgtgtgtgtgtgtgtgtgtgtgtgtgtgtgtgtgtgtgtgtgtgtgtgtgtgtgtgtgtgtgtgtgtgtgtgtgtattcttggcCTTTACTGgcacagtgtgtgggtgtggggtcaTGTGACTACACGTCCTTACAgagccctttctgtgtgtgtgtgtgtgtgtgtgtgtgcctgtgtgtgtgtatgtgtctgtgtgtgtctgtgtgtgtctgtgtgtgtgcctgtgtgtgtgtgtatgtgtctgtgtgtgtctgtgtgtgtctgtgtgtgtgtgtgtgcctgtgtgtgtgtgtgtgtgtgcctgtgtgtgtgggtcgctCTTTTTGAAAGTGTGTTAATGAGCGTTTGGCTTTCTGGGATTGgtgatttttgtttgtgtgcatgcatgcgtgcgtatttgCTTTTTGTTCAGAAGTGAAAGGTTGTTTCAGAAGTGTGTACATGAAGACATGGTGTGtcttgttaatgtgtgtgtgtgtgtgtgtgtgtgtgtgtgtgtgtgtgtgtgtgtgtgtgtgtgtgtgtgtgtgtgtgtgtgtgtgtgtgtgtgtgtgtgtgtgtgtgtgtgtgtgtatgtgtgtgtgtgtgtgtgtgtgtgtgtgtacgtacatgtgtgtgtgtgtgtgtgtgtgtgtgtgtgtgtgtgtgtgtgtgtgtgtgtgtgtgtgtgtgtgtttgaacagggAGGAGGGAGTGACTTTGGAGAGGGAGCCCGATGACGATGCCGAGGCCACAGTGTTCCGTTGTCGTTTGTCGTGCGGCGGTTCCGGAGTTCTAGAGAGCCACTCTTCGCTCGGCACCTACACACTCACCGTGGAGCTCCGCCCCctaacgcacacacccacgcggaCGTCGCCGCTGCCGCCGGACACACCAACGCTGAcccaggacacacaaacacactcgctggGTACCGGGCTGCAACAGGACACACAGGAGCTTTGGAGCCTcgttcagaaacacacacaccacaacgagGTGAGCGCCGACACCAGGGGAATAGctcgaagaggggatgtctgcgcttcagccttggtagtgctcaccgtcgaggacagcagtatcaagacaagctgggctacttcagagtgactagacccagggatgactggagcactcagcaacttttttagaggtttttttattattttggtgcacaaaatgactgacgtttcggcgcacctgctctgactctgaggaaggtgcatgtgaagtagcccagcttgtcttgaccAGGGGAATACCGATGATGTGTTTCCTTCTCTCTTTGACTTTTTAAATATGtctttgttcttttttgttttgtcaatTGTTCTGTgtcagtttttttttgtgtgtgtgtttttcgtctTTAAAAtggccttactctctctctctctctctctttctctctctctctctctctctctctctctctctttctctctccctcgctctctctctctattggtcTTTTGGGGCTCCTTTCTATATCATTATTTTTTCTGTGTTGTTTGTCTATTTCGCTGTCCCTGTTTGGTCAATtcatgtggagtggagtggcattctcctctcatttcaacacgtttcactcactctctttcatgCTCCTCTTGTTGCTGTCATACGGCTGCATGCAGTATATCACAAGTTTAGGTGAAACGCCATGCTTCCACCATGAACCAGATGGCTTTGTTCAAAGTGGTGTGCTTtgagtctgctctctctctctctctctctctctttctgtctctccctctttctgtctctccctctttctgtctctccctctctttgtctctccctctctttgtctctccctctctttgtctctccctctttctctctatctccctctttctctctctttctctctctttctctctctccctctctctctctctctctctctctctctctctgttcactcgTTGAACCCCCTGCACTGCTTTTGCAATCTGGATCCCATCTAAAACAGCTCCACTTGTGTgtttgcctgagagagagagagagagagacttatgcAATCACACTTCTTGTCAAGAGCAGGAAGGGAATGAAAAACTtaaagagtgagtgagggagggagggagagagagagagagagagagtttaacagagagagagagaaagagagagagagtgacagagacagacagacagattaaaAAACATGTTCTAAAAttactgtgtgttttgtgtgtgtgtgtgtgtgtacgtgtgcgcatgcgttcgtgtgcgtgtgtgtgcgttttgtctgtgtgtgtgtaactgcatgtctgtatttctgtatttccTGGTTCCCGGCATGCGTGTACATTCACTGATGGAAGAGGGCGAGACACAGTgcgcgttacaatatgcgaccttgcctcctccacttgtacttccacttgtctcctcgtaccaggaagtaatatgtcatgatgacgaCATCACTGGCCACAGCatcgtatttcaatatcttgcaaaggctcaattgtaaagccgtcttctcatttgcaattgggatggtgaatgaaaaaacaggccctcaaaagttgttgtggctaggctgacagctgggaaacttttttatcggtttctccacggaggaggtcaccaggaggtggggcgaggagacaagcacaagtggaggaggcaaggtcacatattgtaacgcactcacatagggatgcaccgataccgatactggtatcggtatcggcacccgatactgctcattgcagtactcgtactcgtcaagcacttgccgataccaggaacgatactgctattacacaaaacaatgcaaaatcttgtcacgttctgtggacttgaaagcagcatgggaaaaaagtgccacctcatacatttactaacatttaaatctacatggaaatggacaatacaaatatcacaggtggaaaaaaaacaaggccatgcatttattttcattgtattttggtggtaaaaggtatcggtatcggtacttggtatcggcaagtacagacattaatgtactcgtatcagttttcaaaaaagtggtatcagtgcatccctacactcacagtgtgtgtcagagtgtgctGACCAAGTATGCAGAAGAGGGAGACTCAGCCGGCCCGACtcagaagtagaagaggagggagagaaagagaagagggagagatagagagagagagagagagagggagaggagggagagagagagagagagagagagagagagagaggagggagaggaggagaggagaagaggggaggggagaggagggagaggagggagaggagggagagagagaggggaggaagaggagggagagagagaggagggagaggagaggagaggagtgaagaggagaggagggagagagagaggagaggagggagagagagaggagggagaggaggggaggaaagggagaggagaggagaggagaggagaggagaggagggagactcAGCCGGCCCGACtcagaagtagaagaggagggagagtagaggagggagagtTACAgttagaggagtggagggagcgACACACGAGGAGAAAacagtgggagagacagagaaggcagggatagagagagagagagagagagagacagagagagagagagagaggagaggagaggagaggagggagagagcttTACAGAAAATgttctgaagttttttttctcttcttgtttgtttgtgtgtgtgtgtgtgtgtgtgtgtgtgtgtgtgtgtgtgtgtgtgtgtgtgtgtgtgtgtgtgtgtgtgtgtgtgtgtgtgtgtgtgcagaaggctGGGGAGGCCCTCGCTACGTCACCGGAGCAACCCGACTCCAACTCCGGTGAAGGCTCCCCGACACACCAGCACAGCAGCCgcggagaaaacacacacgcgcgcgagacACACACCAGTGGGGAACCAACACACACTCGCGATCAGAAGATCCGTGGCCCTGCTCAACCACCATCGACGACAGATCCCGACTCCCCACGCGTAGTGGAACGTTCCCCAACCCTCCCAgaactaccatcaccaccatcaccaccaccccacccttcGCACCTCCCTGTCCCCGTCGTCCCCGTCCCCctgccacccctccctctcctcctctccctcctggccGGGGAGGCGCGGCCCTCGCAGCCTGCTCCTATCTCCAGCCCCGGCAATCAGCAGGATGGAGGGAAGCGATCGGCAGCAGAGGAgcacggggaggaggaggaggagtgtgtttgTGGAAACCCGGGGAGTGATAGCAGTGTCACGccatcgcagcagcagcagcacacagccaCAACAGCCACAACAGCCACAGCAGGAGAAACGAGAGCagtaggagaggagcagagtgcaCGTGTAGAGATTGACTCGCGACTGGATAACACAACcaccacacaggcacatacagcaGGAACGACAGCAGCGGAcacaacatcagcagcagcagcaggaggaggaggaggagaggagcacacaggagaggaggaggaggaggaggaggaagaggaggggagaagtggTGTACACGTACAGAGCGACACACAGCTGGTTAACACACTcgcagactctcacacacacgtcgcaGACCCTGCAGGGGTGAGTGGCGGAGAAGAAGCGGTTTCTCCCTGGCAGAGGGGTGGCAGTGAACAAGAGGAGGAGACTACCTCCAGCAGTAGTAGTACAGCCCAGGACTTAATCAGCAGTGCACAGGGGGCCTCCGAGAGGGAGGTAAGCCCGCAGGAAGAGggagagcagaaggaggaggaagagaaggaggaggaggtggaggaggaggaggtggaaccCCTTCCAGACCAAAAACATCCATCTGGCCTTGGCGGAGTTGCCGACGCAGCAGAAGCGAGAGGAACAGCAGAGCCGAGTCCCGACACACCACAAGAGCAGAGTCCTGTAACGGAGGAACAGAGCGTTGCAACAGCTACAACAGCTACTATAGCGGAGGAGGAGCGGGGCGCCGACACAGCTGAAGCAGAGCGAGCGGCACCGGCAGCCGAAGCCGAAGCCTGCACAGAGTCAGCCGCAAGAACCACAGGACAGAACGCAGACGCGAACGCAACCGCAACCGCAACTCAAATAGAACCCACAGCCATCGAAAAAGGAAACACCACAACAACTGAATCAGAATCCTCTGCAATTGAAGTAGAATCGGCCAAAACTGCCAAAACAGAGTCCGCCAGAACCCAGTTAGAATGCTCGGCGAGTGAGTTCTCTTCAGCAGGAACTGAAGGAGAACCCGCAGGAGGCAGCGCTAGAACTGCCGAGGCTGTGAGCACAGTCACCGAGGCAGACATGGGCCTCACACAGTCTCAGACTGAGCAGGAGAGCTCCGACTTGGAGTCCAGGCACACAGAGGAGGGTaatgagaaagaggagaaagaggaagaagaggaggaggaggaggaggaggaggaggacagagatgacAGCGAGTATTTAGACGCCAGCTCCACCTCGATGGAAGGGGAGTACCTGTTATTCGAGGAGTGTGGTGACAGCGTAGTCGACTCTCCCAGCAGGGACATTGGAGGTAAACACCCAGGTTCTATACAGGAGGGCGAGGAAGTGACGAGCACAGAGAAGTCTGAAAGCAGCTTCCAGGACTGCATTGAAGGAGTGACTAGTGCTGCAGACTGTGTAGGACCTGCCCAGGCTGAAGAGGGCAGTATTGAGCTAGAGACTCGAGCGACGAGCGGCTTCAGCGCTCCTCAGGAAGCATCTGGACACCAGGCCACAGACGATGGGCTTTCCCACATCGCGAGCGGCAACGACGATGACATCACTGCCCGTGTGTCGTGCGACTCAGGAAGCGAGGATCTTCCCCCCGCGCTGACAACGACCACCACCATCGCAGTCGAACAGGAAGTGACCTCACTGGGTGGGGTGACATTGGCGGGTGACTGTGGCTGTGACACACACCTGCCTGACATCACCGAGGATGAACTCACACAAGATGACCTCGCTGCACCACTCCCAGAATGCCGAGCGACAGGGGCGACAGCTCTAGCTGAGGAGTGTGACAGGGGCACAAGTGAGGGACAGCACGTGCCCTCCTCCTCACAGGACGTGGTGGTGGGAAGGGAAATGGATAACCAAGAACAGGAACAGGAAACGGAGTGTCGGCCATCTTGCTGCCATATCTCCCCTGACGAGGTgacagtggaggtggaggtggaggtggaggtggaggtggaggtggagcaggATCATCATCAGGAGGTCCACAGTGACGTCTGGCCATCACACTCAGTGGAAGCCCAGCACGCATCCAGCAACGCCAcccaggaggaggtggtggaaaaaacggtggaagaggaggagagacatgaggaggtgaaggaggaggtggaagagggaaggggggtgcgtgaggaggaggagaaggaggacgtTTGTCCGCCACACGGTGAGGAGTCTCGTCGGCCGGCGTCCTGTGACGACGACACCcttgtggtggtggaggaagtggaggtgaggaggagggaggaggaggaggaggaggagacgcagCAGGAGGCGTATAGCGAGGACTCTCGGCCGGCGTCCAGCGACGACAGGCTGGAGACGCAGGGCCACCAGGAGGCGTACGGCGACGTGTCTCGGCCGGCGTCCAGCGACGACAGGCTGGAGACGCAGGGTCACCACCAGGAGGCGTACGGCGACGCCTGCCCGTCCCACAGCAGCGAGGACTCTCGGCCGGCGTCCAGCGACGACACCCTGGAGGCTTACAGCGAGGACTCTCGGCCGGCGTCCAGCGACGACACCTTGGAGGCTCTGGATGACGACTCGTCCACCATGTCCGAGAGCGAGCAGCCGACGACCAAGACCACGCGCCCCCAGCGTCGAAAATACGCACACGTGGCGGCCACTCCTCCTGACGTTCAGCAGGAGAGCTCAGACACGCAGGtgtgcgaggaggaggaggaggacgaggaggaggaggagtcgtcTTCACAGCAAGAGACCTCCTCTCCTGACTGGACACGCACACCTGAGCTCACACCTGCTGCGACGACTCCGGCGTCTGACGAGTCGTCTGAAGGTAAGGCAGGAAGCGGAGATGCTGCGTCCTCCACCTGCTCCGAGACGGTCACAGACGCTCAGTCACAGACAGGCGACTTGGAAAGAGGACTCAGAGGTGTCACTGCGGGAT
Proteins encoded:
- the si:dkey-172h23.2 gene encoding uncharacterized protein si:dkey-172h23.2 — encoded protein: MKVNPQQAPLYGKCVLTVVLSDAERAQVRQVCPEDGEGAGLDGEGAELYLLFSGSTQRHLCSTRRTHDDHGTLQAICPAHDCCELVQVTLCVARSPLGGASRTNNDQPGEVDPDLEATPTSTLVPTPVPVQQNPGQVEYFGTAFTPVPVERLSQVCFGFVQDLAFDMAQYLVSCVGRADPEGLEGALMLDECSIPQQECERLDCNLALALKHLHLPRGWSLLGTHLGTEETDPEPHETLLHFACRRGLVRVASFLLRQRGALEALRLPNRQGLTPHTLAHRHPPVLELLDREEGVTLEREPDDDAEATVFRCRLSCGGSGVLESHSSLGTYTLTVELRPLTHTPTRTSPLPPDTPTLTQDTQTHSLGTGLQQDTQELWSLVQKHTHHNEKAGEALATSPEQPDSNSGEGSPTHQHSSRGENTHARETHTSGEPTHTRDQKIRGPAQPPSTTDPDSPRVVERSPTLPELPSPPSPPPHPSHLPVPVVPVPLPPLPLLLSLLAGEARPSQPAPISSPGNQQDGGKRSAAEEHGEEEEECVCGNPGSDSSVTPSQQQQHTATTATTATAGETRAVGEEQRVSGGEEAVSPWQRGGSEQEEETTSSSSSTAQDLISSAQGASEREVSPQEEGEQKEEEEKEEEVEEEEVEPLPDQKHPSGLGGVADAAEARGTAEPSPDTPQEQSPVTEEQSVATATTATIAEEERGADTAEAERAAPAAEAEACTESAARTTGQNADANATATATQIEPTAIEKGNTTTTESESSAIEVESAKTAKTESARTQLECSASEFSSAGTEGEPAGGSARTAEAVSTVTEADMGLTQSQTEQESSDLESRHTEEGNEKEEKEEEEEEEEEEEEDRDDSEYLDASSTSMEGEYLLFEECGDSVVDSPSRDIGGKHPGSIQEGEEVTSTEKSESSFQDCIEGVTSAADCVGPAQAEEGSIELETRATSGFSAPQEASGHQATDDGLSHIASGNDDDITARVSCDSGSEDLPPALTTTTTIAVEQEVTSLGGVTLAGDCGCDTHLPDITEDELTQDDLAAPLPECRATGATALAEECDRGTSEGQHVPSSSQDVVVGREMDNQEQEQETECRPSCCHISPDEVTVEVEVEVEVEVEVEQDHHQEVHSDVWPSHSVEAQHASSNATQEEVVEKTVEEEERHEEVKEEVEEGRGVREEEEKEDVCPPHGEESRRPASCDDDTLVVVEEVEAGDAGPPGGVRRRVSAGVQRRQAGDAGSPPGGVRRRLPVPQQRGLSAGVQRRHPGGLQRGLSAGVQRRHLGGSG